One Pagrus major chromosome 11, Pma_NU_1.0 genomic region harbors:
- the tmem125a gene encoding transmembrane protein 125 has product MPELDNFAPLGAPRGSEPALNSPADPLRIQHGILEEQVELWWFRDPGKSLLCYCVAVLLILGCGLGGVGLLSTTTSVSSEWRLGVGTALCLLALGVLLKQLLSSAVQDMNCIRSRQRINMLKSGGLSDLLVVLITGLSLLICGGVLLHLALVNHMPKPGQALNDMYISGVVLLAGGGAAVVGVGIYSVVVLLLERTRHGRRLLDRVLNIFTVSGHMDRQARRETTSSLANLI; this is encoded by the coding sequence ATGCCTGAACTGGACAACTTTGCCCCCCTGGGGGCTCCCAGAGGCTCTGAGCCTGCCCTGAATAGTCCAGCAGACCCACTTCGGATCCAGCACGGCATCctggaggagcaggtggagctgtggtggttcAGAGATCCTGGGAAGTCTCTGCTTTGCTACTGCGTGGCTGTTCTTCTAATCCTGGGATGCGGACTTGGCGGCGTCGGCCTTCTATCCACCACCACCAGCGTGTCAAGCGAATGGCGGCTGGGTGTAGGCACGGCCCTCTGCCTGCTGGCTCTGGGAGTCCTGCTCAAACAACTGCTCAGCTCGGCTGTGCAGGACATGAATTGCATTCGAAGCCGGCAGCGGATCAACATGCTAAAGAGTGGCGGTTTATCGGACCTCCTTGTGGTTTTGATTACTGGCTTGTCACTGTTGATCTGTGGAGGGGTCCTACTACATCTGGCCCTGGTTAACCACATGCCAAAGCCCGGTCAAGCCCTTAATGATATGTACATCTCTGGAGTGGTTTTGCTGGCTGGAGGGGGGGCAGCTGTTGTGGGTGTTGGAATATACTCTGTTGTTGTGCTCCTGCTTGAAAGGACAAGGCACGGACGAAGGCTGTTGGACCGGGTTTTGAATATCTTCACTGTTTCCGGACACATGGACCGTCAGGCTCGCAGAGAGACCACCTCCAGTCTGGCTAATCTCATATGA